The following are encoded together in the Triticum dicoccoides isolate Atlit2015 ecotype Zavitan chromosome 6B, WEW_v2.0, whole genome shotgun sequence genome:
- the LOC119320100 gene encoding uncharacterized protein LOC119320100: MGNCLVIQDRREIKVMSVVDGEILKPLPAPPLSKGALARVSGSSDADDALRPQKQGLDARAGGMAQLHRLFASDANAPTAAAADPEGAVVRVKLVISKQELRRMLGKDDDAVSMDDMVALLRRGSEDQKQEDVGCYRGWRPALHSIPEGSGDLYSMLA, encoded by the coding sequence ATGGGGAACTGCTTGGTGATCCAGGACAGAAGGGAGATCAAGGTGATGAGCGTCGTGGACGGCGAGATCCTCAAGCCGCTCCCGGCGCCACCCCTCTCCAAGGGCGCCCTCGCACGCGTCTCCGGCTCCTCCGACGCCGACGACGCGCTCCGGCCGCAGAAGCAAGGCCTCGACGCCCGGGCGGGCGGCATGGCGCAGCTGCACCGCCTGTTCGCCTCCGACGCCAATGCGCCTACCGCCGCGGCGGCTGACCCGGAGGGCGCCGTCGTGAGGGTGAAGCTGGTCATCAGCAAGCAGGAGCTGAGGAGGATGCTGGGCAAGGACGACGATGCCGTCTCCATGGATGACATGGTGGCCCTCTTGCGAAGAGGGTCGGAGGATCAGAAGCAGGAGGACGTTGGTTGCTACAGAGGGTGGCGGCCTGCCTTGCATAGCATACCTGAAGGCAGCGGTGATCTATATTCTATGTTAGCATAA
- the LOC119322874 gene encoding receptor-like protein EIX1: MAKSPMDTLQLSCIQVAIALLLFTQAKSTTEGISALLPNEAIPSCVAGERSALLAFRAGLSDPANLLSSWKGDDCCRWKGVYCSNRTSHVVKLDLRGSGYTIDADSRKVLAGNISSSLLGLRHLRYLDLSSNEFDKMQIPEFIGSLHKLTYLDLSMSMFIGRVPPQLGNLSNLQYLNLAYNSDGIYSTDITWLSRLTSVEHLDMTWVNLSTIVHWLPVVNMLPTLKFLRLNSCQLRTSPDSLQLSNLTSLEALLLAGNQFSQRSTPNWFWDLTSLKNLDISGNGFYGPFPDEIGNMTSMVELHLSENNLVGMIPFTMKNLCNLEALYSYKSNISGSITELLHRLPNCSRNKLQQLYLSGNNLTGSLPTAPVQALSNLSWLALDHNKLTGHLPLWIGELTTLTILDLNSNNLDGVIHEGHLSCLDMLDSLILSHNSITITVSPTWVPPFSLRILHLRSCQLGPKFPMWLRWQTHLSNLDISNTSINDMVPSWFWMAASSAEVLNIRNNQISGVLPSTMEFMRGVKMDFSSNQLDGPIPKLPINLTSFDLSGNRVIGPLPLDFGASGLRTLLLYNNMISGAIPSSLCSLRALTLLDLSRNGLNGSITDCLVNESSTNMTGLSIASLSLRNNNLSGEFPSLLQKCPRLIFLDLGHNQFSGTLPAWIGEKLLSLSFLRLRSNMFYGPIPVKLSKLVNLQYLDLAYNNISGSIPRSIFSPTGMAQTRDKTDYLQYASSSEFGVGQNQLVDYTVNFTVLTKGQERLYTGEIIYMVNLDLSYNSITGEIPAEISTLVELKNLNLSSNNFNGKIPENIGALMQVESLDLSHNELSGEIPSSLSALTSLSRLNLSFNNLRGMIPAGNQLQTLEDQASIYIGNADLCGPPLSRKCSQPEPIPGENHEDASDGDVVSFFVATGSGYVMGLWVVFCTFLFKRRWRVSWYSLCDNLYNRVYVQVVVTLASLRGKLNG; encoded by the coding sequence ATGGCAAAATCACCCATGGACACGCTTCAACTCTCCTGCATCCAAGTAGCCATAGCTTTGCTCTTGTTCACTCAAGCCAAGAGCACCACAGAGGGCATATCTGCCCTGCTTCCAAACGAAGCGATCCCCAGCTGTGTTGCCGGTGAGAGGTCTGCCCTTCTCGCCTTCAGGGCAGGTCTCTCGGACCCGGCCAACCTCCTTTCGTCATGGAAGGGCGACGACTGCTGCCGGTGGAAGGGCGTCTATTGCAGCAACAGAACCAGCCATGTTGTCAAGCTCGATCTCCGAGGCAGCGGTTACACAATCGACGCTGACAGTAGGAAGGTGCTAGCAGGCAACATAAGCTCCTCGTTGCTTGGTTTACGACATCTGCGGTATCTCGACCTCAGCTCCAATGAATTCGACAAGATGCAAATACCGGAGTTCATTGGTTCTCTCCATAAGTTGACATATCTTGACCTATCAATGTCAATGTTCATCGGAAGGGTACCACCGCAGCTCGGTAATCTCTCCAACTTACAGTACTTAAATCTTGCGTACAACTCAGATGGCATATACTCCACTGATATCACCTGGTTGTCACGGTTAACTTCCGTTGAGCACCTGGACATGACCTGGGTGAACCTCAGTACAATCGTCCACTGGCTTCCGGTGGTGAACATGCTTCCAACTCTGAAATTTCTTCGTCTTAACTCTTGCCAGCTTAGAACTAGCCCTGATTCTCTTCAGCTCTCAAATCTGACATCTCTTGAAGCACTCTTGCTTGCGGGCAACCAGTTCAGTCAGCGTAGCACACCCAACTGGTTTTGGGATTTAACTAGCCTCAAGAATCTAGATATCTCGGGCAATGGTTTCTATGGCCCATTTCCAGACGAGATAGGTAATATGACCTCCATGGTGGAACTTCATTTATCAGAAAACAACCTTGTGGGCATGATACCAttcactatgaagaatctatgTAATCTGGAGGCATTATATTCTTATAAGAGCAATATCAGTGGGAGTATAACAGAATTACTCCATCGATTACCCAATTGTTCAAGGAATAAACTACAGCAGTTATATCTATCGGGGAACAATCTGACTGGAAGCCTGCCAACTGCACCAGTACAAGCATTAAGCAACCTGAGCTGGCTGGCTCTCGATCATAACAAACTCACTGGTCATCTGCCACTGTGGATAGGAGAGCTCACGACGCTGACAATATTGGACCTTAACTCCAATAACCTAGATGGGGTCATACATGAAGGCCATTTATCGTGTCTAGATATGTTAGACAGTTTGATCTTGTCACACAACTCCATAACCATCACAGTGAGTCCAACATGGGTTCCTCCTTTCAGTCTAAGAATACTTCACCTTCGGTCCTGCCAGCTAGGGCCTAAATTTCCAATGTGGCTTAGATGGCAAACACATTTATCGAATCTTGATATATCAAACACAAGCATAAATGACATGGTACCAAGTTGGTTTTGGATGGCAGCTTCCTCAGCAGAGGTTCTCAATATCCGAAATAATCAGATTTCAGGGGTCCTCCCATCAACAATGGAATTTATGAGAGGAGTCAAAATGGATTTCAGTTCTAACCAGCTTGATGGTCCAATACCGAAGCTTCCCATCAATCTAACTAGCTTTGATCTCAGTGGGAACAGAGTAATTGGGCCACTTCCATTAGACTTTGGAGCGTCGGGGCTTAGGACACTTCTTCTATATAACAACATGATCTCTGGCGCCATTCCATCTTCATTGTGCAGTTTGCGAGCATTGACGTTGTTAGATCTATCAAGAAATGGTCTCAATGGGTCAATTACCGATTGCCTAGTCAACGAATCTAGCACAAACATGACAGGCCTGAGTATTGCCAGTCTAAGCTTAAGAAACAACAACCTCTCGGGTGAATTTCCTTCACTACTCCAGAAATGCCCAAGACTCATCTTTCTTGATCTCGGACATAATCAGTTCTCTGGGACTTTACCAGCATGGATTGGGGAGAAGCTATTGTCTCTATCATTCTTACGACTGAGATCCAATATGTTTTATGGTCCCATTCCAGTCAAGCTTTCAAAACTTGTCAATCTTCAATATTTGGACCTTGCCTACAACAATATATCGGGGAGCATACCGAGATCCATTTTCAGTCCCACAGGTATGGCACAAACAAGAGACAAAACTGATTATCTTCAGTATGCCTCTAGTTCTGAATTTGGTGTTGGTCAAAATCAACTAGTTGACTACACTGTGAATTTCACGGTACTCACAAAAGGTCAAGAGAGATTATATACAGGAGAAATCATATACATGGTGAATCTTGATTTATCCTATAATAGTATTACCGGAGAGATCCCTGCAGAGATCAGCACTCTTGTAGAATTGAAGAACCTGAACCTATCATCGAACAACTTCAACGGCAAAATTCCTGAGAATATTGGCGCTTTAATGCAAGTGGAGTCACTTGACCTATCACACAATGAGTTGTCTGGTGAGATCCCTTCAAGCTTGTCGGCTCTCACATCATTGAGTCGCCTGAACCTGTCCTTCAACAATCTGCGAGGAATGATACCGGCTGGAAATCAACTGCAAACACTTGAAGACCAAGCATCTATTTATATTGGCAACGCGGACCTTTGTGGCCCCCCTCTCTCGCGGAAATGTTCACAGCCGGAGCCAATTCCAGGAGAAAACCATGAAGATGCAAGTGATGGTGACGTGGTTTCGTTTTTCGTCGCCACTGGTTCCGGATATGTGATGGGTCTGTGGGTGGTCTTCTGCACCTTCTTGTTCAAGAGAAGATGGAGAGTCTCATGGTACTCGCTCTGTGACAACCTGTACAATCGGGTCTATGTGCAAGTGGTTGTTACCTTGGCTTCCTTGCGAGGTAAACTTAATGGGTAG